In Grus americana isolate bGruAme1 chromosome 26, bGruAme1.mat, whole genome shotgun sequence, a single window of DNA contains:
- the LOC129196784 gene encoding uncharacterized protein LOC129196784, giving the protein MGAAPPPCLLPVTLPTAGDSSWVMGMLLPHQPMGLGLWALPPGQPLYSTGSCVLHIPARPGLLPPCCPTAQQWVQGSPVLHTLPGRTQKLSEASNKGGATIENSDPTASPHQPALALLNSRTTMKPKAAVTTPAAPGKPVDLPEQGPAAFAEAFPCRQVTPTPMIRSPGSTLQMAQTLSLISLIAPTLPSSTSFLTSLSTW; this is encoded by the exons ATGGGTGCAGCTCCCCCCCCGTGCCTGCTCCCTGTCACTCTGCCTacggctggggacagcagctgggtgatggggatgctgctgccccaccagccgatggggctggggctgtgggccctgcccccggggcagcccctcTATTCCACGGGCTCCTGCGTGCTCCACATCCCTGCCCGCCCTGGACTGCTGCCACCCTGCTGCCCCACGGCTCAGCAATGGGTGCAGGGCAGCCCTGTGCTCCACACTCTGCCCGGCAGAACCCAGAAGCTGTCAGAGGCCTCCAACAAGGGTGGGGCAACCATTGAGAACAGCGACCCCACTGCCAGCCCCCACCAGCCCGCCCTGGCCCTGTTGAACAGCAGAACCACCATGAAGCCCAAAG cagcagtgactaccccggcagccccagggaAGCCCGTCGATCTTCCCGAGCAGGGGCCAGCTGCCTTCGCCGAGGCCTTTCCTTGCAGACAAGTGACACCAACACCAATGATTCGCTCGCCTGGCTCAACACTGCAGATGGCACAGACACTGTCCCTGATATCCCTGATAGCCCCAACTTTGCCTTCCTCCACAAGCTTCCTGACCTCTCTGAGTACGTGGTGA